The following are from one region of the Sorghum bicolor cultivar BTx623 chromosome 2, Sorghum_bicolor_NCBIv3, whole genome shotgun sequence genome:
- the LOC8062589 gene encoding uncharacterized protein LOC8062589 isoform X4 — MAAAEDAEGDRVIEIVSAGALYHRGGDWERKYWSCSRGKDRYPYPVGYHAVRHFTGISYAMEIQQGPKGPIFLVTSTEGDSATGQTPDIAWKNFQKKTGAKVKNWQRRKSFPQKIDGAELFGFKNASIQRLLRELIVDSTGAVELNLPCEVTSEAGAHLVRKDASDVSEAEDLSVCLGMESGTPRRSIERSQVENTLIVHCPDMLTSVDKCNVSTHKNTSEGDTVGRALLQDVSDSRCSLPLLEEIPNNAQSTSLDDNLGEPSLVSSQQVGLSSGSYSSPEKSNIELAEKEVAKSMMSILLPQAIPLLMKTYKRKKSKHKSKETSTVSAKTGSAYNPSVSCCQGVTVPTIMEEGINENSPGMCDHGGSHHDMVKNGFANDDCRNDDSVVKLDEMNDYVADSFEDDAHILGDHMKKSMGNHHHYREDVCSREPNGKSKLLNGKSEAFEYQASVHKGKNAPDVVYNHENGQYILSDSLVACLEDEFGGEDSSHPANYNQFIGDVKQFEQKSEELTNFIKNDSSVSVDVSYHKNTGNGSIDARHGSAVSRNEECLANILPSPVHSNAHNDALKWGKHDVSSTLISPPACEAKASLLVMQDEQHHTEVAAIDQKENKFHSVSYKCTKSDDNTSFHSENVEFVDKHVAFESSDKFIHSSDGSQRLRTTKGWPVGDRIKGDQGNSLGKVEECQIGCQKGNKNTMLCVCGEGNVCENDVFHHQPDNSLSMTNCTNGLVSEYTRTQARRSDHHLELVGCYLHPLPVLSVMLNAKDHSSFYIYVLCGLLESCHRSLYVYTMTPKDQKDAPPCFVGYTPLLLPTLDHSSTGNFPFGRSGLHFTPDGQFLVLLSSIRIPSCRMQNIDCLCSVCNLGQCEDNSLKIVSVNFGYVSLVTSLMPYGTVSCILIFEPNYIVATEDSRNLHIWEMVDEWSEISEQYVIPSLGNMGPVLELRRMPKSTSLIIGHDGEGGFCL; from the exons ATGGCAGCGGCGGAGGACGCGGAGGGCGACCGCGTGATCGAGATCGTGTCAGCGGGGGCGCTCTACCACCGCGGCGGCGACTGGGAGCGCAAATACTGGAGCTGCTCGAGG GGCAAGGACCGGTACCCTTACCCGGTGGGTTACCATGCTGTCCGCCATTTCACCGGAATATCCTATGCCATGGAAATCCAACAGGGGCCCAAGGGTCCAATATTCCTG GTTACATCCACTGAAGGAGACTCAGCGACAGGGCAGACCCCTGATATCGCTTGGAAGAACTTCCAGAAAAAGACTGGGGCTAAAGTGAAGAACTGGCAGAGGAGAAAGAGCTTCCCTCAAAAGATTGATGGTGCTGAG CTTTTTGGGTTCAAAAATGCATCTATTCAGAGATTGCTTCGTGAGCTTATAGTAGATTCAACTGGAGCAGTTGAACTTAACCTGCCTTGTGAAGTCACTTCTGAGGCTGGTGCACATTTAGTTCGTAAAGATGCATCTGATGTTTCCGAGGCTGAAGATCTATCTGTTTGCTTAGGCATGGAAAGTGGAACTCCTAGAAGAAGTATAGAGCGCAGCCAGGTGGAAAATACCTTGATAGTCCACTGCCCGGACATGTTAACTTCAGTTGATAAGTGCAATGTATCCACACATAAAAATACAAGTGAA GGAGATACTGTAGGTAGAGCACTTTTGCAAGATGTCTCTGATTCAAGATGCTCCCTTCCATTGCTGGAAGAAATCCCTAATAATGCACAATCCACTTCTCTTGATGATAATTTGGGAGAGCCTTCCCTAGTTTCATCTCAACAAGTTGGTTTATCTTCTGGTTCTTATTCGAGCCCTGAAAAGTCTAATATAGAATTGGCTGAGAAGGAAGTAGCAAAGTCTATGATGTCTATTTTGCTTCCCCAAGCCATTCCCCTTCTCATGAAAActtacaaaaggaagaaatccaAGCATAAAAGTAAAGAAACCTCTACTGTTTCGGCGAAAACAGGTTCAGCTTACAATCCATCTGTTAGTTGCTGCCAAG GTGTAACTGTACCGACAATTATGGAAGAAGGTATAAATGAAAATAGTCCTGGAATGTGTGACCATGGGGGATCTCATCATGACATGGTTAAAAATGGCTTCGCCAATGATGACTGCAGAAATGATGACTCAGTGGTTAAATTAGATGAGATGAATGATTACGTTGCAGATAGTTTTGAGGATGATGCACACATTTTGGGTGACCATATGAAGAAATCAATGGGTAATCATCACCATTATCGTGAGGATGTGTGCTCTAGAGAACCTAATGGGAAGTCAAAGTTGCTAAATGGCAAGAGTGAAGCTTTTGAGTACCAGGCGAGTGTACATAAGGGCAAAAATGCACCTGATGTGGTATACAATCatgaaaatggacaatatattttGTCTGATTCACTCGTTGCTTGTCTAGAGGATGAGTTCGGTGGGGAAGATAGTTCCCACCCTGCAAACTACAACCAATTTATTGGCGATGTTAAACAATTTGAGCAGAAATCTGAGGAGCTtacaaattttataaaaaatgacTCATCAGTTTCGGTGGATGTTTCATACCACAAGAACACTGGTAATGGATCAATTGATGCTAGACATGGTTCAGCAGTTTCGAGGAATGAAGAGTGTTTAGCAAACATCTTGCCTTCTCCAGTTCATTCTAATGCACATAATGATGCTCTAAAGTGGGGTAAGCATGATGTGAGTTCAACTTTGATTTCGCCACCTGCGTGTGAGGCAAAAGCATCTTTGTTGGTCATGCAAGATGAACAACATCATACTGAAGTGGCAGCAATTGATCAGAAGGAAAATAAGTTCCATAGTGTAAGCTATAAATGTACAAAATCTGATGATAATACTAGTTTTCATTCTGAGAATGTTGAATTTGTTGACAAACATGTTGCTTTTGAGTCATCAGACAAATTCATCCATTCTAGTGATGGGTCACAAAGATTAAGGACCACTAAAGGTTGGCCTGTTGGTGACAGAATTAAAGGAGATCAAGGAAATTCGCTTGGCAAAGTGGAAGAATGTCAAATTGGATGTCAAAAAGGTAATAAGAACACAATGCTATGTGTTTGCGGGGAAggcaatgtttgtgaaaatgatgTTTTTCATCACCAACCAGATAATTCCCTTTCTATGACTAATTGTACAAATGGTTTAGTATCTGAATAcacaagaacacaagcaagaaggtcaGATCATCACCTAGAGCTGGTGGGATGCTACCTGCACCCACTGCCTGTCTTGTCTGTCATGTTAAATGCTAAAGATCATAGCAGCTTCTATATTTATGTATTGTGTGGCCTTTTGGAGAGCTGCCATAGATCCCTTTATGTTTACACTATGACTCCTAAAGACCAGAAAGATGCGCCACCATGTTTTGTTGGTTACACTCCCCTTCTACTGCCCACCTTGGACCATTCTTCAACAGGAAAT TTTCCGTTTGGAAGATCCGGTTTGCATTTTACACCTGATGGCCAGTTTCTGGTCCTCCTGAGCAGCATCAGAATACCTTCTTGCAG GATGCAAAACATTGATTGCTTGTGCTCGGTGTGCAACTTGGGCCAATGCGAAGATAATTCTTTAAAAATTGTATCTGTTAACTTTGGTTATGTTTCACTTGTAACCAGTTTGATGCCTTATGGGACAGTGTCATGCATTCTGATATTTGAACCAAATTACATTGTAGCTACTGAAGACAGCAGAAACTTGCATATCTGGGAAATGGTCGATGAGTGGAG TGAGATATCTGAGCAGTATGTGATTCCTAGTTTGGGTAACATGGGTCCTGTACTGGAGCTTAGAAGGATGCCAAAAAGCACATCTCTCATTATTGGCCATGATGGCGAAGGCGGCTTTTGTTTGTG
- the LOC8062589 gene encoding uncharacterized protein LOC8062589 isoform X3, which translates to MAAAEDAEGDRVIEIVSAGALYHRGGDWERKYWSCSRGKDRYPYPVGYHAVRHFTGISYAMEIQQGPKGPIFLVTSTEGDSATGQTPDIAWKNFQKKTGAKVKNWQRRKSFPQKIDGAELFGFKNASIQRLLRELIVDSTGAVELNLPCEVTSEAGAHLVRKDASDVSEAEDLSVCLGMESGTPRRSIERSQVENTLIVHCPDMLTSVDKCNVSTHKNTSEGDTVGRALLQDVSDSRCSLPLLEEIPNNAQSTSLDDNLGEPSLVSSQQVGLSSGSYSSPEKSNIELAEKEVAKSMMSILLPQAIPLLMKTYKRKKSKHKSKETSTVSAKTGSAYNPSVSCCQGVTVPTIMEEGINENSPGMCDHGGSHHDMVKNGFANDDCRNDDSVVKLDEMNDYVADSFEDDAHILGDHMKKSMGNHHHYREDVCSREPNGKSKLLNGKSEAFEYQASVHKGKNAPDVVYNHENGQYILSDSLVACLEDEFGGEDSSHPANYNQFIGDVKQFEQKSEELTNFIKNDSSVSVDVSYHKNTGNGSIDARHGSAVSRNEECLANILPSPVHSNAHNDALKWGKHDVSSTLISPPACEAKASLLVMQDEQHHTEVAAIDQKENKFHSVSYKCTKSDDNTSFHSENVEFVDKHVAFESSDKFIHSSDGSQRLRTTKGWPVGDRIKGDQGNSLGKVEECQIGCQKGNKNTMLCVCGEGNVCENDVFHHQPDNSLSMTNCTNGLVSEYTRTQARRSDHHLELVGCYLHPLPVLSVMLNAKDHSSFYIYVLCGLLESCHRSLYVYTMTPKDQKDAPPCFVGYTPLLLPTLDHSSTGNFPFGRSGLHFTPDGQFLVLLSSIRIPSCRMQNIDCLCSVCNLGQCEDNSLKIVSVNFGYVSLVTSLMPYGTVSCILIFEPNYIVATEDSRNLHIWEMVDEWSEISEQYVIPSLGNMGPVLELRRMPKSTSLIIGHDGEGGFCLCFLC; encoded by the exons ATGGCAGCGGCGGAGGACGCGGAGGGCGACCGCGTGATCGAGATCGTGTCAGCGGGGGCGCTCTACCACCGCGGCGGCGACTGGGAGCGCAAATACTGGAGCTGCTCGAGG GGCAAGGACCGGTACCCTTACCCGGTGGGTTACCATGCTGTCCGCCATTTCACCGGAATATCCTATGCCATGGAAATCCAACAGGGGCCCAAGGGTCCAATATTCCTG GTTACATCCACTGAAGGAGACTCAGCGACAGGGCAGACCCCTGATATCGCTTGGAAGAACTTCCAGAAAAAGACTGGGGCTAAAGTGAAGAACTGGCAGAGGAGAAAGAGCTTCCCTCAAAAGATTGATGGTGCTGAG CTTTTTGGGTTCAAAAATGCATCTATTCAGAGATTGCTTCGTGAGCTTATAGTAGATTCAACTGGAGCAGTTGAACTTAACCTGCCTTGTGAAGTCACTTCTGAGGCTGGTGCACATTTAGTTCGTAAAGATGCATCTGATGTTTCCGAGGCTGAAGATCTATCTGTTTGCTTAGGCATGGAAAGTGGAACTCCTAGAAGAAGTATAGAGCGCAGCCAGGTGGAAAATACCTTGATAGTCCACTGCCCGGACATGTTAACTTCAGTTGATAAGTGCAATGTATCCACACATAAAAATACAAGTGAA GGAGATACTGTAGGTAGAGCACTTTTGCAAGATGTCTCTGATTCAAGATGCTCCCTTCCATTGCTGGAAGAAATCCCTAATAATGCACAATCCACTTCTCTTGATGATAATTTGGGAGAGCCTTCCCTAGTTTCATCTCAACAAGTTGGTTTATCTTCTGGTTCTTATTCGAGCCCTGAAAAGTCTAATATAGAATTGGCTGAGAAGGAAGTAGCAAAGTCTATGATGTCTATTTTGCTTCCCCAAGCCATTCCCCTTCTCATGAAAActtacaaaaggaagaaatccaAGCATAAAAGTAAAGAAACCTCTACTGTTTCGGCGAAAACAGGTTCAGCTTACAATCCATCTGTTAGTTGCTGCCAAG GTGTAACTGTACCGACAATTATGGAAGAAGGTATAAATGAAAATAGTCCTGGAATGTGTGACCATGGGGGATCTCATCATGACATGGTTAAAAATGGCTTCGCCAATGATGACTGCAGAAATGATGACTCAGTGGTTAAATTAGATGAGATGAATGATTACGTTGCAGATAGTTTTGAGGATGATGCACACATTTTGGGTGACCATATGAAGAAATCAATGGGTAATCATCACCATTATCGTGAGGATGTGTGCTCTAGAGAACCTAATGGGAAGTCAAAGTTGCTAAATGGCAAGAGTGAAGCTTTTGAGTACCAGGCGAGTGTACATAAGGGCAAAAATGCACCTGATGTGGTATACAATCatgaaaatggacaatatattttGTCTGATTCACTCGTTGCTTGTCTAGAGGATGAGTTCGGTGGGGAAGATAGTTCCCACCCTGCAAACTACAACCAATTTATTGGCGATGTTAAACAATTTGAGCAGAAATCTGAGGAGCTtacaaattttataaaaaatgacTCATCAGTTTCGGTGGATGTTTCATACCACAAGAACACTGGTAATGGATCAATTGATGCTAGACATGGTTCAGCAGTTTCGAGGAATGAAGAGTGTTTAGCAAACATCTTGCCTTCTCCAGTTCATTCTAATGCACATAATGATGCTCTAAAGTGGGGTAAGCATGATGTGAGTTCAACTTTGATTTCGCCACCTGCGTGTGAGGCAAAAGCATCTTTGTTGGTCATGCAAGATGAACAACATCATACTGAAGTGGCAGCAATTGATCAGAAGGAAAATAAGTTCCATAGTGTAAGCTATAAATGTACAAAATCTGATGATAATACTAGTTTTCATTCTGAGAATGTTGAATTTGTTGACAAACATGTTGCTTTTGAGTCATCAGACAAATTCATCCATTCTAGTGATGGGTCACAAAGATTAAGGACCACTAAAGGTTGGCCTGTTGGTGACAGAATTAAAGGAGATCAAGGAAATTCGCTTGGCAAAGTGGAAGAATGTCAAATTGGATGTCAAAAAGGTAATAAGAACACAATGCTATGTGTTTGCGGGGAAggcaatgtttgtgaaaatgatgTTTTTCATCACCAACCAGATAATTCCCTTTCTATGACTAATTGTACAAATGGTTTAGTATCTGAATAcacaagaacacaagcaagaaggtcaGATCATCACCTAGAGCTGGTGGGATGCTACCTGCACCCACTGCCTGTCTTGTCTGTCATGTTAAATGCTAAAGATCATAGCAGCTTCTATATTTATGTATTGTGTGGCCTTTTGGAGAGCTGCCATAGATCCCTTTATGTTTACACTATGACTCCTAAAGACCAGAAAGATGCGCCACCATGTTTTGTTGGTTACACTCCCCTTCTACTGCCCACCTTGGACCATTCTTCAACAGGAAAT TTTCCGTTTGGAAGATCCGGTTTGCATTTTACACCTGATGGCCAGTTTCTGGTCCTCCTGAGCAGCATCAGAATACCTTCTTGCAG GATGCAAAACATTGATTGCTTGTGCTCGGTGTGCAACTTGGGCCAATGCGAAGATAATTCTTTAAAAATTGTATCTGTTAACTTTGGTTATGTTTCACTTGTAACCAGTTTGATGCCTTATGGGACAGTGTCATGCATTCTGATATTTGAACCAAATTACATTGTAGCTACTGAAGACAGCAGAAACTTGCATATCTGGGAAATGGTCGATGAGTGGAG TGAGATATCTGAGCAGTATGTGATTCCTAGTTTGGGTAACATGGGTCCTGTACTGGAGCTTAGAAGGATGCCAAAAAGCACATCTCTCATTATTGGCCATGATGGCGAAGGCGGCTTTTGTTTGTG TTTCCTTTGTTAG